TAGATTGGAGTGCTTAACTCTTAAAAGTTCCCTAGGTAGTTCCAGTTATTAGGAAGGGTGGAAAACCTCTCCAATGGGATGCTTGCATGAGaggatggtagtggtggtgatggtgctgAGTAGGTTTGCAGGAGAAAGGCCAGATAGATCAGCAATGTCTGCTCTGAATGTGAACAGGTGGAATGGTAAACATATCATTATTACTTGCTATCTTAGTACTAGAAAGTGAATAATCTGTCCAAGGCAGTTGGATATCATCTTGAAGAGCTGGCAGAGCGCTAACTCTACCTTCCATTAATAATAAACATTCATGAATTTTCTACATCAGATGCTCTTTTGATTTAAACACCTTATGATCTTTTATTATAAAGGCATTAAATTCATATGTGAGGAATGCATTTGTGACAGCATATTTAAATAGTGATCTAAACGACTTTTCCCAATACTTTACAATTGACATAAGTATTTTTGAAACAGCTTTAACACAATTGCTGCCTATAGTTGCAGAGATTTataactttaaagcattttaaaatataatacacacaGTCCATATTTGCATGTGTCAATAAATAGAATGCATGAAAAGAAACTGAATGTGAATCAATtcccttcatttatttatccattgttTTGATGCTGTCCTAAGACCCTTCTAGAATAAGGCATCTTTCTGGTAACAAATTTGTAGTCTATCAGGCCGTGCTCGCACTAACATTGGCAAAGCTGCTGCAGTCATGAAGACTTCACCTGGGAACCTGAAAGGAGCAGTCAAAATCCAAAGTTTCAAACTTCCTTAGGAGAAGCGTGGAAGTGGGAAAAGGAGAAATTCAAACTCTGCTTAATTTTAAAAGGGCAGTAAGAGCGGACGCTGTAAAGACCAGTTTACAAAAGCAGACGTCGAAAACTCCTGgggaagcaagaaagagaagcCGGCGTTTTGCGGGGAGGAGACACTGGCAGCCCTGCGGCGGGTTTCGTCGCCGCCTCTCCTCCCAGAAGGTTCCCACTCTCCGCCCCGGGCCCTCCCCCGCTTCCGCGCTTGGCCCGGAGCCCGGGTGGGCGGAGTAGCCTCTCCAGCCTCGCCTTCTTGGCTGGAGGCACGGGGCATTAATTAACCTAGGGGCCGGGACTGCGCCAGGCTCACGGGACGGCTGCAGCGCTCAGCGCCTCCGGCTCCGGGACGCGGTCGTCCCGACTCCGAGCGGAAAGTGTCAAACTTTCATCCGTGCGCGGGTGGGGCTCAGCAGGACCCCGGCGCGTCCCGCCCGGCTCCCCCAGCCTCCCCGCAGGGTTAGCTGCGCTCAGCGCACTTTCCAGTTGCGACCGGCCAGAAGATGGAGCGGTCACAATGTGGCGGCAGAGACCGCGGCGGGAGCGGCCGACCCCACCTGGCCCCGGGGCTGGTGGTGGCTGCGCCTCCCCCGCCTTCCCCGGCCTTGCCGGTCCCGTCGGCGCTGCAGGTTCCCCCGGCGTTCCTGCGGCCGCCCAGCCTCTTTCTGCGAGctgcggccgccgccgccgccgccaccacctCGGGAAGCCGGGGCTGCCCGCCCGCTCCGGGGCTGGAGAGGGGGGTGGGCGCGGGGGGCTGCGGCTACCCGCGGACGCCCAAGTGCGCCCGCTGTCGCAACCACGGCGTGGTGTCGGCGCTCAAGGGCCACAAGCGCTTCTGCCGCTGGCGCGACTGCGCGTGTGCCAAGTGCACCCTGATCGCCGAGCGCCAGCGCGTCATGGCCGCCCAGGTGGCGCTGCGCAGGCAGCAGGCGCAGGAGGAGAGCGAAGCCCGGGGGCTGCAGAGGCTCCTGTGCTCGGGGCTGTCCGGGCCCCCTGGGGGTCGGGCACCCGGGGGCGGCGGCAGAGCCGAGGATCCCCAGGCCACCGGCGGccctgcggcggcggcggcggctgcggctgCGCTGGGACTCGGTGCCTTGAGACAGGCCAGCGGTTCCGCAACCCCCGCTTTCGAGGTCTTCCAGCAAGATTATCCTGAGGAAAAACAAGGTGAGTTTGGTCCTTCATGGACTCGTTGCTCAAGGAAATGGTTGTTCTGGAAAGAAACTTTGAAACAAGCAGCCGTGCCCTTAGGCGGGCAGGAATAGTTgtttaaaggaagcactttaagttctggggaactGCTTTGCAATATGGACATTGAGAGTGTGAGAGGCCCATCGCCTTCACTTTGGAGGCGTTTACTTTTCGTTCCCTTCGGAGATAAGATCGTGAAAAAGTGAAGCGTGGGTGATAACAAACGAGCAATTCACCCTAGGGGTAGATCTGTTTGCGCGAAAGTTGATTTGACTTTCACTGTGTGAGTAGAACTTCAAGCAGGCGTTGAGCGAGAGCTTAGTGAGAGGTGCTGTGGTTGAGTCTCCTCTGTACtctttcgagacagggtctcactctgctacccaggttggagtgcagtggcgcgatcacgactaacggcagcctcaacctcccggggctcaggtgatcctccctgctCTGGACCGTGTTCAGCTGTGAAACCAGAGCTGATTTTGCGTGGGGAACTCTGATAGCTGGGGATGCAGTTCTCTACTACATGTTGGGGCAAACATTTGTTGCAAGCTTGATGTGGGGAAGATAACTGAAATCTGTCACACCGTTGcctgtctttcttccttccctctaaATTGTTTTTGTAAATGGTCTTTTGTAAAACCATAAGAATTTCAAAGTTTAATATTAGAGGGTTTTTGTCtaaggagttttcttttttttctctcttatttattgACTGCGAGTCAGTTGCCTTCATTTCCAGTGTTAGGAGATATGTTTTTGTGAACTTCATAGCCCTCCACAGGGCCTACTAAGCAGTGGAAAtgtcattgtgattttttttgtgtgtgtaagtcCAAAACTTACACAAAACTTATGAAGTTGTATTATATGAAATCATATGATAGCTATACAGTAAACTATTAATTAGCAGCCTTCCTTTAATTGTGAAAATTGCAGATCTCAACAAATGAGGGAATGTGCTTTTGAAAAATACTGGTCTGTGAATTGAAATGAAGCATTCAATTCCGAATGAATTTTGTGTTGGCACATATCCCCTTTGTGCATATATTCTAATTTAAGCAAGCAAAACAGATTTTATACAATTCTCATGAAAGATCAAGGGTGCTAAAGAGCAAAGTTATTAAGTGAAACAGCTATGAAAGAGAGGTAAAAGTTAGAATTCCTGAAATTACACCAATGTGAAATGGCTGACAGCTCCCTGTGAGACATTGATATATGTGATTTCTAGTTGGTATCAAAGTGTTCTGTTTTATAGagctaatgattttattttgttatttgcctCAGATGATGCCCCCTTCCCCATAAAAAGCACACTAATGTTTGAAAGGCTACTTCAATAGCTTTCTAAATTGACTGCCTCCTCTTACACAATAGCCATGAACTGTGGTAAAATAGTCTAtttaatttactcattcattaGACAAAGACTAACAGTGATTTAGAAGTGAATGAGCTTTTCCTACACAAAAGAACCTTATATTCAAAAGAAGGCAGACTCTATGTATCCAAAAACTACAGTACAATGCTTAATATACAATGATAAATGCAATAGAAGTAAAGCAAGCTGTGGGATTTGAGATGACAGAGAGATGATTTAAATGGtatcataatattttaaagacacCATGTTTTCTAAACCATCTTATGCAGATTGGTGTTTCATTACATATATTGTACTATGAGTAaaataagacattattttatgatttcatgCGTAAATTGCTATGGATATGAAAATGTTGATATTCGACATGTTTGGGGGCATCCTCACTGAATcgtatttataaataaagtggAGTGGAGGACCAGTGCTAATCTGTTTCCACTTGGCAGATTTCATTAGAAAAGTAGTATTATTTAAAGTCGAAAATACTAGAGTGTTGGCAATTTTGCGGTAGCGACATTCTTTCATCCTATGCTTAGGGGAATAGCATATAGGAAGAGCATTTTGAACTTCAAAATGCTAAAtcatacacattttaattttaaaataacctgtAGATATTTCTTTAGAATTTAGAACTGACTGCTTCTTAAGAAAACTGGAGAAAACATGAGAGTATTATTGCAAATCATATTTACAAATCACTGCTTTAGGCAATATGTGTTTTACATTCATAAACTttgtagaaaaaagaaagttggacAGAATTATCTACACATTCCACTTTACAGTTTACTCTTAACATGTATATCTCTAGGGCTATAGAAAAATGTAAACCAAAGCAAAAGTTACATAGTGAATATGGCTATTGTTATCTATCTGGTGTTAGCCTGGCAAAGGgtattaaaatattcttgtttGATTAACGTGCTCAACATGTTGAGATAGAAAAACCAGAACTTTGtgtaaaagtatttttagaaaattgccCATAACATTGGAGGAGGGTTGTGATTGAAAAGCAAATGCCtaatatgttgtttttaaaagacaatttgaaCACTAATATGGATTGCAATAGACTTTAAAATAGACTTTGATTTTAAAGTCTGTTATTGATATTTCTTAAGGACTGAAAAAGAAAGTACATGTTTCATAGAGGATTATGAAAAATACCATCTCTATCATCTCTCATAAAAGGAAATATGCACACTCTAGTATATTTGGGATTGATATAGCAGTAGTACTTATTAgtttaaatttgaaatgaaatgaacaattttgttttttttgacattATTCAAGTAAATTAATTATAACCTGAAATATAAGATTAAAAAATTGCTGAAATTTAGCATTAGTGATTGAAGAGAATAATCATTTTCAAACTTAGATTATTCCTTTATTCCCTAgtcattttatttagttattttttcatagtgtcattttgaaaaaatttcacTTAGATAACAACAAAACAGGTGACATTTAGGAAGATCCCACACAACCAAGATAGGAAGGTCAGTCTGCCATATTGGTGTTGTAAGAACACTTTGGGGTAACAATACACTCTCATCTTTGGCTTCCTAAATATAACTGCATTTTAATATTGCAAATCTTTATGATTCTAAAATGATAGAATAGTGTATTTTTTACTATTCTAGCACCTGCATTTctgaataatcttttaaatttgagTTACTCACTAAAATGTCTTAAAGTATATAAATACTACTAattattataaatgaatgaattatattaTCCAGCATTATTTTTGAGTGAGTAGTACTATGTTCTGGAAAGTTTTCCCtatatttgattgtttttttttccccccctcttCTCCAGAACAAAAAGAGAGTAAATGTGACTCATGCCAGAATGGACAAGAAGAACCAATCTCCAAATCCCATCAACTTTCCCTAGGATCATCTCCTAGGTCTAATGGTGTCATTGGGAAACAAAGCATCAGGTCATCTATTTCAGAATACTCCAACAAGCATGATAGTATCCTATCTTCTCATCCTGGAGAGCAATCAGAAGGTGAAGAGAGTCCCAGGTCCTTATCATCCTCTGATCTGGAATCAGGAAATGAAAGTGAATGGGTCAAAGACTTGACTGCCACCAGGGCCAGCCTTCCTACAGTGTCCTCAAGACCAAGAGATCCTCTTGATATCCTTACCAAGATTTTCCCAAATTACAGGCGCAGCCGTCTGGAAGGCATTCTGCAGTTCTGCAAAGGGGATGTGGTCCAAGCCATTGAACAGGTTTTAAATGGCAAAGAACACAAGCCAGAAAACAGGAACCTAGCAAGCTCAGGAGAACTGGAAAACACAACCTTTCAGAGAGCTTCAAGTTTTAATCTTGCAGGAATTGGTTTTGGAACTCTAGGTAATAAATCAGCTTTCTCTCCTCTTCAAACTACTTCTGCATCTTACAGAGGTGACTCAAATCTCTACAGCTTAAATCCTAGAGTAGGTATCAGTCCATTAAGGCTGGCATACTCTTCTGCAGGAAGAGGATTATCTGGTTTTATGTCACCCTACCTAACACCTGGGTTGGTACCCACCCTGCCTTTTCGGCCAGCTTTGGATTATGCCTTTTCAGGGATGATTAGAGATTCTTCCTACCTTTCCAGTAAAGACTCAATAACTTGTGGTAGACTGTATTTCAGACCAAATCAGGACAGTCTGTAATGTATATGTCCATTCCTCCTTTCTGGAGTGTTTCTAGAAGTGTGCAATACATGCAcgtgcacacgcatgcacacatatcCATTAATATACTTCAGTAAGTATGTGACTAGATTATGaggtttttaaaatgctatttttttcacAAGCAATATAATAGGCATTAGATCTGAAGATCCTTCATtagaatttattaagtgaaagaagtaaaTTTGAACACTATATGTGCCTTGAATAAAGCTATTTCaggaaatatttaatgaattttctCCCTAAATTAtcatttgcaaaaatgttttattttaaaaactatactttttattttattgaaaagtgGAATTTTTAGTGATAAAATACATTTGTAAGTATAAAGCAATCCAT
The sequence above is a segment of the Saimiri boliviensis isolate mSaiBol1 chromosome 2, mSaiBol1.pri, whole genome shotgun sequence genome. Coding sequences within it:
- the DMRTA1 gene encoding doublesex- and mab-3-related transcription factor A1 — protein: MERSQCGGRDRGGSGRPHLAPGLVVAAPPPPSPALPVPSALQVPPAFLRPPSLFLRAAAAAAAATTSGSRGCPPAPGLERGVGAGGCGYPRTPKCARCRNHGVVSALKGHKRFCRWRDCACAKCTLIAERQRVMAAQVALRRQQAQEESEARGLQRLLCSGLSGPPGGRAPGGGGRAEDPQATGGPAAAAAAAAALGLGALRQASGSATPAFEVFQQDYPEEKQEQKESKCDSCQNGQEEPISKSHQLSLGSSPRSNGVIGKQSIRSSISEYSNKHDSILSSHPGEQSEGEESPRSLSSSDLESGNESEWVKDLTATRASLPTVSSRPRDPLDILTKIFPNYRRSRLEGILQFCKGDVVQAIEQVLNGKEHKPENRNLASSGELENTTFQRASSFNLAGIGFGTLGNKSAFSPLQTTSASYRGDSNLYSLNPRVGISPLRLAYSSAGRGLSGFMSPYLTPGLVPTLPFRPALDYAFSGMIRDSSYLSSKDSITCGRLYFRPNQDSL